In Harmonia axyridis chromosome 6, icHarAxyr1.1, whole genome shotgun sequence, a single window of DNA contains:
- the LOC123682595 gene encoding uncharacterized protein LOC123682595, with translation MSTLTRRSSGNRVPDYKDYMTFVSAYRNGKRDPEAGDDQTFILPTNDSKKMVPEVSGFSAGKVCDSYSSFLEKTKTKKFSSVKPPSVILTPNEPANKQTVKVKTEIFLEINNEETPKKLEFTVVDKNVECTDEDTIASGQVEARKKMFEGRTQQENKIPTVTNGNQQKNKILTLKRKLESNNAKPTETNPTVAPIETINKIHSKTENPTQTTVTDGVQAQEILNFHLIEKRNNEQQADVSSKDRLIDQLNEALKFKTSLTLETDIKKETEDTKVELTTENICVKNIPKEFSSIPPPPPPMPNGLRKTPPTYRMNKENNDNREKNNKSPPFNANNETDTEISKKNQKSSTLERTNPLVRKLAYGAMLDMYGAYHEKANSYVSTLPRQHVRKDNGLQKIIDSIAAQGGLDKLSGRSNPKAENE, from the exons ATGTCCACCCTAACCAGACGTTCCAGCGGGAACAGGGTCCCCGATTACAAGGACTACATGACCTTCGTGAGTGCCTACAGGAACGGGAAGAGAGATCCGGAAGCTGGGGATGATCAGACCTTCATCTTACCAACGAACGATTCCAAGAAGATGGTACCTGAGGTATCAGGCTTCAGCGCCGGGAAGGTCTGCGATTCCTACTCGTCTTTTTTGGAGAAGACCAAGACCAAGAAGTTCAGTTCAGTGAAACCTCCCTCAGTTATTTTGACACCAAACGAACCAGCTAACAAACAAACAGTGAAAgtgaaaactgaaatatttttagaaattaaCAACGAAGAAACTCCTAAAAAACTTGAATTTACGGTGGTGGATAAAAATGTGGAGTGCACCGACGAAGATACCATCGCGTCAGGACAAGTTGAGGCTAGGAAGAAAATGTTCGAAGGTAGGACAcaacaagaaaataaaattccaacAGTCACCAACGGAAaccaacaaaaaaacaaaatactcACCCTAAAACGAAAACTAGAATCAAACAATGCCAAACCAACAGAAACCAATCCCACAGTTGCACCAATAGAAACAATCAACAAAATACATTCAAAAACAGAAAACCCAACCCAAACAACAGTGACCGATGGAGTTCAAGCTCAAGAAATCCTCAACTTCCACTTGATAGAGAAAAGAAACAACGAACAACAAGCAGATGTAAGTAGCAAAGATCGACTAATAGACCAACTCAACGAAGCACTCAAATTCAAAACGTCTCTAACGTTAGAGACcgatataaaaaaagaaaccGAAGATACAAAAGTTGAGCTAACAACAGAAAACATTTGTGTGAAAAATATCCCCAAGGAATTCTCTTCAATCCCACCTCCACCTCCGCCAATGCCCAACGGTTTGAGAAAAACGCCTCCAACGTACAGAATGAATAAGGAGAACAACGACAACagagaaaaaaacaataaaagtcCACCCTTCAATGCAAACAACGAAACAG ATACCGAGATTTCTAAGAAGAACCAGAAGTCGTCTACGCTGGAAAGGACGAACCCCCTAGTGCGAAAACTTGCATATGGTGCGATGCTTGATATGTACGGGGCGTACCATGAAAAGGCTAACAGTTACGTATCTACGTTACCCAGACAGCACGTGAGGAAGGATAATGGACTTCAGAAAATCATCGACAGTATTGC